tctcacatatcaatgagtgcagtccgattcaagtttaaattcagtgataagggccctcctttttatagccgagtccgaacggcgtgacgcagtgcgacacctctttggagagaagttttacatggcatagtacctcacaaatgttgccagcattaggaggggaaaaccaccactgaaaaattttttctgaaggtctcgccaggattcgaacccaggcgttcagcgtcgtaggcggacatgctaagttggtttacatggcatagtacctcacaaatgttgccagcattaggaggggaaaaccaccactgaaaaatttttttctgatggtctcgccaggattcgaacccaggcgttcagcgtcgtaggcggacatgctaagttggtttaaccagacatgcgGAGATGCTGTCAGTTCAAAAGAGGTGGCATTCAGAAACTagcgcttggataaaaatgccagtactgaactgctgcgcaagcaggcaagatcttcgtgtgccaatgtgcttaggagcgaaaattttctttacgaacagcatCTGTGTACTAAGGTTCTTGTGTATAAATTTCTTTGATATAAGCAAGGCCACACCCCCTCCTCTTCTATCAGGGCGATCGTTTCTACAAACAAGTACTTTAAGCAACTATTAAATACTTTCGCAAAGATTCCTAAACGCGCATGccatttaaatatatttaaaattttttttttaaatttcctttaATATGTGACAATTTATACTTTTCTCTTCCCATAGGAAGCTGTGGAGATAATTTGAAAATCACATTACCAAATGAATTCGATATgatttttcaaattaaatttcccgaaaatggGCTTATAGATGTCGTAAAAGATCCCGGCATCCCTGGAAATATTTATTTGGACTTTACCAAAGTATTGCGAAAAATTCGCAATGAAAAACAACACGCCACCATATATCGACACATGAACAATTGGCTAAAtggtaaaaattatttaataattgaaaaatttcaatcatatttgCAAGGCCTATTCGCAAAAGCATTGGAGGAAATTATTGGTAGTGGATATTTTTGCCAAACAAAACTATCCTACTCACGTCAAGGACCCGCCCATACCATTAAAGTCAATGTAGATGAATCGTTTTCTTACTCTGTGGACTTTGTGCCTGGCATAATTTTGGACGGACAACAAAGTGTATTGCGCACAAAGAATGAAGACCAGTGGGAATGTATTCCCAAACCCATTTTTTATTCAAAGAGTCACCAAAACGTCTCATTCCGATCGTCTTTTGTTAATCGAGAAAAAAAACTTCTAAAACgtaaggaaaatttaaaaaatactctGCGCTTTATAAAGAAGTTTCGAGATGCCCACTCAAATATGGGCAATATGAAAAGTTATTACATCAAGATGGTGTTTCTATGGAAGGCTGTGGAAGTGAAAGGAACAAATTATTGGCAGAAATCATTGACGCAAATACTACTTGATGTAAGTATGTGAAAGAAATCTAAATAACGATTACTTTTAGGTAGTACTGAATTTTAACAAttatcttttatataaaaataatatttgtcggtttgtttgtttgtttcgtctagattcaaaaacggctgaaccgattaccatgaaattttcacagattgtgtaggttggtcttgaATGAGACATatcaatataaatttttgatatcggaaagggggcggaccctcccccttaccccataaGTACATTAAAGTGCACCGAtcaggagtagagtaagaatgtCATATCAAAAactggatccaagtaactgggtggccgctctaaccccaaaacaccctacaaTAGGTTTAATGGACGAGcatgacagtatgggactcaaatgaaaggtattcgggagtagattacgtataTAGTCAAGaaaaaggaataggctttataatttgttgatattgaaaggggggcggaccctccccctttaccccaaaaacaccacccaaaatcaaaagtggcccggtagggcaatatggatatcaaatgaaaggtattgaagagtagaatacgaatatggtattaaaaactgGGTCCAAGTACGCAGGAAGTTGCCCTAACtccaaaacttttaaaaacaaattgaacgtccatatcaatatggggctgaaattaaaggtattcgggagtagattacccaATCGCCCCCAAAACGCTCCAAATGGGCATTTGACCCATCATAACTATATGAAACTTggactgattttcttaaaatatttacagattatgtaggttggttggtctggaaggaaacataagttatataatttttatgtaCCGGAATGtggcggaacctcccccttacccaaaatcaaaagtgtactgacagacacaatatgggtatcaagtgaagGTTAgcggagactagaaaacgaatatcgtattaaattttgcgTCCAAGAACCCAGCGAGCCGCACCaacctctaaacagatatcTTCGACGTTCttatcaatatgggacccaaatgaaaagtaGTGGATTACAAATATGGATCCAAGTAATAggtggtcgccccaccccaaataccctcaaatgggcatatcagccgaccatggctataagggattcaaatgaaagatatttgggagtagatatttgggtccaagaacccagCGAGCCGCACCAATCTCacaactcctctaaacagatatcttcgacgttcctatcaatatgagacccaaatgaaaagtagtggattacaaatatgaatccaagtaataggaggtcaccccactgcccaaataccctcaaatggccatatcagccgaccatggctataagggattcaaatgaaagatatttggggacattaaaatttgcgttcaagtctaggtggcgttttccttctaaaaatacctaaaataggttaattgaccaattatgacaatacgggactcatatgaaaggtgtttttgagagtagaaaataaatttgatatccaattttggagccaagtgtttgggggtaagCCCTAAGTCACCCCCTAAATTGAACTAAtatagcaatatggaactcaagtcaacggtattcaagagtaaagaacgaatttgatatctattttcaggccaaatggttcatacttaccgaccatggcaatatgggacataaactgaagggatttgggagtggagcacgaatttgatatccatatttgagtcgaaatgtctgccctaaaaagcacttcccaTGACCCTAATATTCCAAAATACCAGATATCGGATattggtaatgtgattcgttcgaaatttttttacactctcactgtcaccaaaaacaaaacattgttgGGATCGGGtgccgcccaaaacccgccaaatgggtatatagaccaatcacgacagtaTAGAGCcttgtgtttggggagccgccgcACCCCAGAATACCTccttattatataaaagctatttgggtattgaaattgattgattttcgggaaattgatattcattttcggaacaaagaccactccaccctcaaacacaacttatttacctaTTTAGCCATTATGTGGCTCAtaagaaatgtttttgaaagtagagcacgaatcttatatttactgtAATAACCAAGTGACCACCCTCGAAATACCTCCTAAAccagaaatatttaccaatacggtaatataggcttcaaaagaaaggaatttaggtttagagtaaaaatttgcccagtaATCGAGCAGGGGAaaatttctcacacatcaatgagtgtgagaccttttttatagtcaagtccaaacggcgtgccgcagtgcgacacatctttggcaAACAtcttttacatgaccatgcatggcaatgTACCTCAAATGTCCCCTCTTAATGGATAACCACAGCTTTCAGTtttttccaatgttctcgccaggattcagcgtcataggcggatatccatattcagggcgaagtgtcctcacccaaaaaagatattagagagttaaagaaggctcagcggagcgggcccggttcggctagtataaaATGCCTTTAGAGAtttaacaaagaaaaaacaaccaTTTCTAGTTATTGtgtataaacaaaattaaactcATAAGCAAAGGTTGTGATACTAAAGATGTAATACAGTTGCTCCATCACATATGATCTCTTTACTTTGCAGATGTTTGCTTCCCTGGAATCATGCTTACGTGAGAAAACGCTAAAGTTCTTCTGGGATCCACAATTAAATATGTTTGACAAGTTGTCATCTGCTCAATTGCAGAATATGTTAATATGTGTAGCTAGTGGCAGAAAGCTTTTGGAAGAGGCTGCCTTGAATCTTACTATGCCACTTCAAACACGTGTGTATGAAGCATTTGGTTGGTATGTAAAATGTTGTTGAGttaaagttaaacaaaaatGATTCCTATAAACTCTTATACAAATTTACTACTTTTAGTGACATCAATCAATGTACGCCATTAAAAAATACCGCTGTCAATTGAGTACTCGTATTCCAGACAATACAATGGAAACGAaactatttgaaaaaaataaacaaatattttacaaacaATTCTTCAGTGCCCATTAATTCTTTAAAGTGttttatcataaataataacaaatttGAATATTCAGAGAAAACAGTTGTTGTTCAAATCTGCAAATCGACAAATATGAAATTATATTTCAAACCATTTCCAAGAACACATATTTAATTAATAAACGTTTAAATAAGGGCACAGTATACATACAGTAAATTATATGTGATaagattttttattcaaaaacagtaaggaaaggcaaaagtcgggcgatgccgactttgagagctatgtctaattctgaaataattttgatggacatcgccggatgtattcagatgggttgttaaacaattcgtatcacattttaagcaaatatgttcaaactgtaataactacggttcacaaatgacaacattatttgcaaattacccaaaatttgacgaacatatatatgggagctatatgtaattcttaaccaatttcgaaaaaatttctcagataatgtgctactcatcgagaaaagcgttgagcaaaattttggcaagattggtcaaaaaatgcgattgcaatggctctagaagtgaaaatcgggcgatatacatatatgacagctatatcaaaatctgaaccaatttctatgaaattcatctataatgtcgagagcCAAGAGAAAGTCCTtgctgccatatttcgagagaatcgattaacaaatgaccatttgattgcaatattactgcaaatcggaagaacatatatatgggagctatgtttaaatctgaaccgatttcgagcaaattttatagacattgtggaagtcgtcgagaaaagcgttgtacaaaattttggaaagattggtcagtaaatgcgcttgcagtggctctaggagtgaaaatcaggcgatatatatatatgagagctatatctaaatctgaaccaatttctatgaaattcaccagtaacgtcgagagtcaagagaaaattcttcctaacaaatttcaagagaatcggttaacaaatgacaattttattgcattattactgccaaaccgacgaacatatatatgggagctatatccaaatatgaaccgatttacatgtaATGTCAGGAGTTATAAGaatatccttcctgccaaatttcgagagaatcggttaacaaatgaccagtgGAATGacttgcgaatagtggaatgctccatatggagtagctgtaactgggCCCTAATTCTCGCATCCGCAATCGACTTATTTCGATCTAGTTTCGCATTTTTTGGATGGCGACAATTTATCAATTTAGGATTTTGGTAATTTAATAaaaccatggcagccggttgtacacaccggattgacccgatggaatccttcatcggcaagggctgccgactcagtgtacgtgttcgtccttttttcgtcatgggagaggcacatcccggagttcCTTCTCCGCACCCTTCTGgtccctggttctgttcggtttgccataaccgcctccatcatcggacggtgtcggtgaggtgtaaccggttaTATGGAGTGCGtacatttccgattttgctctgGCCTTAGATAACTAAGGGTggtatagtcatactgaatatgttgcaaggtgctgtacgAACTTAGACAGCAgagggtcacaagcgtcgtagTCATCGCCTTcagcgtcctcgtcgtcggactacgTGATCCCCCCCGACTTCTCTCGTGCggaaatatacgcaacagcaggaTCCCagtcccaatattgccaggccaatgGCGGAAATGTAACATTTTTTGCAActgaattgcaacggtctccgtggcaagatcgacgagattgtggattttatggatcGAAAGAACACATttgttgcagcgatccaggagacaaagctaaccaacacctgcagcttccACAGTTGTCAcagatacaatgtgctacgtaaggatctctcaaggaatggaggtgagagattggccttcgtgatacacaattccgtgcagtatagaacCATCTAGCTTGCGCCTAGCGCTAGTGACCATTACATGGattgcatggggatagcagtcaggtccggtactgccgagatagagctatacaaagtgtacataccgccggttggtagttgtgtcCCAATTAttggccaagcttacaaacccgacataagtgggttattATCTGGTCATAATCGTCTGATGGATGGACCTATCAAAgtcattcgacacggtcagccatgccaaactatttgaggacattgccaacactttcccctccagccaggcttgaaacactggttcgcgaattatctgtgttgtcgccagtcatttgtgaaattttgggaTAAGGAGGCGAATCACCGTAGTGTGAAAAAGGGAGTTCTTGGCACTGTTTAACTCtgtctatcctccattccactccctccagatggcatagagatcgtatcatatgcagacgattgtacgatcatggcatcaggcctccCTCCATTATTGACATTTGCGAtgggttgaacgtctacctcaacgaacttgcctcatatttcgctgcaagaaatccgaagatatccgccaccaaatcttcagccacatatgttcactacaaatacgcgtgagatgaatgctgagctgactgtgatggtcgatggagaaatgataccgaccatcaagtgtcctaaaatacttggcgtcacatttgacagctcttatacattctccgcacatgccacagcaatttgcgataaagtcaaaagtagtcacttgccggcagcacttggagtGCAGACTaaaaaaccttgttgaccacttacaaagcaattggccggtctgtggtaagttatgcagcgccagtgtggtctggtcagctttgtgacacgcagtggtatAATATTGAGATctatcagaatgccgccctacgaactgcgacgggttgtcgccacagttctcatgtggaccacctcctccatcaggagacaaagatcctaccagtgcgaagacataactacatgctggcTAAACAATACCTTTTGAGCTGTTATCGcaaagaccatccaaatcatcatcgatagatatccaccgcccagatgCCTTAAGGtatatctacatgatctagagcgtgaagtTCAGCGCTACAATAGAGATCCTcttgatcaagcggcatatccaGCAGGTCTAgtcaacattcatgcagacacggtggcagatgcggtaaatagctaccgggtgaatgtagtacTTGAAGAACGACCGTCTCcgattgcacctgaagaaattgacctccctcggcaaaccagagtagttctggctcaattacgttccggcagatgcagccgcctcaacttctacagagTAAGGAtggatgccgacgtgcaagatgtatgtcccgattgtaaccagggaccgcacgatacatgtCACCAGTTTAAAAATTCTTTGGAAACCTATTTAATAACTTGTTGAATTTGATGGGGTCtttataaaaaaggaaaatgtttAGCGATAAACCTttaatttcatcaatatcggacaAGGTAATCGAGAAtcaggcgttaatgggttaGATTACTTTCTAACATTTGCGTCATATGAGGCGATAAacatattttcacacaaaaacaTATGTGGTCAGCCCACTTGTATCTTATTGCCCAGGCTAACTTATGTCGCCCAGAGGACTTTGTTATATGGATTTCCGGTTTCACTGATGCAAAAAGAGTTTAGCAAGatttaaataacataaaatttgaatttcaaactTACTTAGGATTCTTCTGGTGGTCCCTTATTATACGTTTTCATGTCTTCGTATTGGTCTCTGTGGGACGTTTAGGTTATTTGGAGACATTTTGCTGAGCCTCTGTAATTATTTGTATTGGCAAACATGCCTGAACTTTAGGCAACGTTTGAAAACTACTATTCAAATCAAGAGTTGCATATTTGCTTGATTTCGTTTCATTTGATAACGGGCAGCATGGTTAACTCAATACAGAGCCCTGTATTTAGCTTAGTTTGTTTAAATAACCAGATCTATAAATTCCGCCAATCGCTTGGGCGGCGTCCAGAGGCAACATTAGTGTTAATCAAACCAATG
The genomic region above belongs to Stomoxys calcitrans chromosome 5, idStoCalc2.1, whole genome shotgun sequence and contains:
- the LOC106094830 gene encoding cyclic GMP-AMP synthase-like receptor isoform X2, which gives rise to MSGDLKPNLEAILIDINHHFINIDKYRQEYALHFQKLKNVLFDKLRKTEPLKYLFNGYLLAGSCGDNLKITLPNEFDMIFQIKFPENGLIDVVKDPGIPGNIYLDFTKVLRKIRNEKQHATIYRHMNNWLNALEEIIGSGYFCQTKLSYSRQGPAHTIKVNVDESFSYSVDFVPGIILDGQQSVLRTKNEDQWECIPKPIFYSKSHQNVSFRSSFVNREKKLLKRKENLKNTLRFIKKFRDAHSNMGNMKSYYIKMVFLWKAVEVKGTNYWQKSLTQILLDMFASLESCLREKTLKFFWDPQLNMFDKLSSAQLQNMLICVASGRKLLEEAALNLTMPLQTRVYEAFGCDINQCTPLKNTAVN
- the LOC106094830 gene encoding cyclic GMP-AMP synthase-like receptor isoform X1, encoding MSGDLKPNLEAILIDINHHFINIDKYRQEYALHFQKLKNVLFDKLRKTEPLKYLFNGYLLAGSCGDNLKITLPNEFDMIFQIKFPENGLIDVVKDPGIPGNIYLDFTKVLRKIRNEKQHATIYRHMNNWLNGKNYLIIEKFQSYLQGLFAKALEEIIGSGYFCQTKLSYSRQGPAHTIKVNVDESFSYSVDFVPGIILDGQQSVLRTKNEDQWECIPKPIFYSKSHQNVSFRSSFVNREKKLLKRKENLKNTLRFIKKFRDAHSNMGNMKSYYIKMVFLWKAVEVKGTNYWQKSLTQILLDMFASLESCLREKTLKFFWDPQLNMFDKLSSAQLQNMLICVASGRKLLEEAALNLTMPLQTRVYEAFGCDINQCTPLKNTAVN
- the LOC106094830 gene encoding cyclic GMP-AMP synthase-like receptor isoform X3; translation: MSGDLKPNLEAILIDINHHFINIDKYRQEYALHFQKLKNVLFDKLRKTEPLKYLFNGYLLAGSCGDNLKITLPNEFDMIFQIKFPENGLIDVVKDPGIPGNIYLDFTKVLRKIRNEKQHATIYRHMNNWLNGKNYLIIEKFQSYLQGLFAKALEEIIGSGYFCQTKLSYSRQGPAHTIKVNVDESFSYSVDFVPGIILDGQQSVLRTKNEDQWECIPKPIFYSKSHQNVSFRSSFVNREKKLLKRKENLKNTLRFIKKFRDAHSNMGNMKSYYIKMVFLWKAVEVKGTNYWQKSLTQILLDIQKRLNRLP